In the genome of Delphinus delphis chromosome 15, mDelDel1.2, whole genome shotgun sequence, one region contains:
- the APOBR gene encoding apolipoprotein B receptor, with product MDFLRLHLPGLHQALRGALESFSTFVSYLMGDDVPSAERREACAAEELGEVAARSLGGKVEEEAQEAVEGLGGSQSKGDGGPRGPGEAGRCQEESSATEQTWGGRQGSSHGSQADRQDTGAWEAATATRCQHSSIPLEPRRKSEAGSEAGRDRSSQAQESQQPDEQEVKREETLRTWEREEEEEEVRATEPGVAGGAESEGTWHKELERTASVGGQKVAEDRKESEQGVDETAAEEIQGPGAKGAGREEEVVVVRSGRSTRAQGTQEPGAESEDRETSGREQADLPGVGETEHGAVPGERIPEGTGRVWALEETSKGGQEEEEVDENSEVEVSLFPKQTQALGTERVEEAAEDQAAGREAEEGQESEAEGGEGFEGQADQAEGEAVERQDSEIRAAQTSLKEVVQAEEAEQEQRSCWAAEAELLQDKAANEAEGDVDLEATPEARPKKEFSRERGEEEAQARGEALQVGWGGLEHRVTEGQEPELVGGPQTPIEQLEEGQACKEELCSIPARSREETERSLEEYPRNVGYVEPNSSVAEAWEDRRRDVERGNTQEEKADAEEGKEEATGGQAPVAEAEGGRESARPEVPEAGGEWMKAKEAWRGAEEGETPGAENQELGGRQGAEAGTVQSLGESDATETKEEEVEATVPWGADRTSRRGWRLEAEALSLQDSNELETNSLATETVEDKAALDGRAPGTGDRPGREAEEAFGRDWDSEGREEAGGGEDLVVAAEGEKTGGQEFGLEGSAGEEAPGRGGQAEASEAPQEGEPGGQQAEVEESAVAEGSWGMDGVTSGSQVVRVEGLPGGHTLWEEEAGGWQGTEQGQSGEGQHGDTHPEGEAQRPLAVEDIEVTGDQKAEAEEIDPEGLEGIQGQEDPSTNQDPAEAKPGPCGEAHSSWSEALLPGARLDVSVPRSRALLSRSSSQRRSRPSFRRNPAPEQPQEPPSPPPEEELVAPEQRLLEPEHTPEPSSSSPEGTPLPARRPLGQRFGLAHPGMMQELRARLGQPKPQ from the exons atGGATTTCCTCCGGCTACATCTCCCTGGGCTGCATCAGGCCTTGAGGGGGGCACTG gagtcttTCAGCACCTTTGTCTCCTACCTTATGGGAGATGATGTCCCCAgtgcagagaggagggaggcGTGTGCAGCTGAGGAACTGGGGGAGGTGGCTGCAAGAAGCCTCGGGGGGAAGGTAGAGGAGGAAGCCCAGGAGGCCGTGGAGGGCCTTGGAGGCAGCCAAAGCAAGGGGGATGGAGGGCCGAGAGGGCCTGGAGAGGCTGGAAGGTGCCAGGAGGAAAGCTCAGCTACAGAACAGACCTGGGGTGGCAGACAAGGCAGCTCCCATGGGTCTCAAGCAGATAGGCAGGACACTGGGGCCTGGGAGGCAGCCACGGCCACGAGATGCCAGCATTCAAGCATCCCCCTGGAGCCCAGAAGGAAATCTGAGGCAGGGTCTGAGGCTGGTCGAGACAGGAGTAGCCAAGCCCAGGAGAGTCAGCAGCCCGATGAGCAGGAAGTGAAGAGAGAGGAGACACTGAGAACCTGGGaacgggaggaggaggaggaagaggtcaGGGCAACAGAGCCAGGGGTGGCTGGAGGGGCGGAGTCAGAGGGGACCTGGCACAAGGAGCTTGAGCGGACGGCGAGTGTTGGTGGGCAAAAGGTAGCAGAGGACAGAAAGGAATCAGAGCAGGGGGTTGATGAGACAGCTGCAGAGGAGATCCAGGGGCCTGGGGCCAaaggggctgggagggaagaagaggtgGTAGTGGTAAGGAGTGGCCGAAGCACAAGGGCACAGGGGACACAGGAGCCAGGGGCAGAATCTGAGGACAGGGAAACCTCAGGCAGGGAGCAGGCTGACCtcccaggggttggggagacTGAACATGGGGCAGTCCCAGGAGAAAGGATCCCAGAGGGTACTGGGAGAGTCTGGGCCCTAGAGGAGACCTCCAAGGgaggccaggaggaggaggaggtagaTGAGAATAGCGAGGTTGAAGTGAGCCTCTTCCCCAAACAGACCCAGGCCCTGGGAACCGAGAGAGTGGAAGAAGCGGCCGAGGACCAGGCAGCAGGGAGGGAAGCTGAGGAAGGTCAGGAGTCAGaggcggagggaggggagggctttGAGGGCCAGGCAGATCAGGCTgagggagaggctgtggagaggcAAGACTCAGAGATCAGGGCTGCTCAAACCAGTCTCAAGGAGGTGGTGCAGGCAGAGGAGGCCGAGCAAGAGCAGAGGAGTTGCTGGGCTGCAGAGGCTGAGCTGCTCCAGGACAAAGCAGCAAATGAGGCTGAAGGTGATGTTGACTTGGAGGCAACGCCAGAGGCCAGGCCCAAGAAGGAGTTCAGCAGGGAGAGGGGTGAGGAAGAGGCTCAGGCCAGGGGAGAAGCActgcaggtggggtgggggggcctcGAGCACAGGGTCACTGAAGGCCAAGAACCTGAGCTGGTGGGAGGCCCCCAGACCCCCATAGAGCAACTTGAGGAAGGGCAGGCATGTAAGGAAGAGCTCTGCAGCATTCCAGCCCGGAGCAgggaggagacagagaggagCCTGGAGGAATATCCCAGGAACGTGGGGTATGTAGAACCTAACAGCTCTGTGGCGGAAGCCTGGGAAGACAGAAGAAGGGATGTGGAGAGAGGGAACACCCAGGAGGAAAAAGCAGATGctgaagaggggaaggaggaggctaCAGGAGGCCAGGCACCAGTGGCGGAGGCTGAAGGAGGCCGAGAGTCTGCACGACCAGAGGTCCCAGAGGCAGGTGGGGAATGGATGAAAGCAAAGGAAGCCTGGCGtggagcagaggagggggagaCCCCTGGAGCAGAGAACCAGGAGCTGGGTGGAAGGCAGGGAGCAGAAGCAGGGACCGTCCAGTCATTGGGAGAGTCAGACGCCACAGAGaccaaggaggaggaggtggaggccaCCGTGCCCTGGGGGGCAGACAGAACATCCaggagaggctggaggctggaggcggAGGCTCTGAGTCTCCAGGACAGCAACGAACTGGAGACAAATTCTTTGGCTACCGAGACGGTGGAGGATAAGGCAGCTCTGGATGGAAGGGCTCCTGGGACTGGGGACAGGCCCGGCAGAGAGGCTGAGGAAGCATTCGGGAGAGACTGGGAttcagaagggagagaggaagccgGCGGAGGTGAGGACCTGGTAGTGGCTGCAGAGGGGGAGAAAACAGGTGGGCAGGAGTTTGGCCTGGAGGGCTCAGCAGGGGAGGAGGCGCCTGGCAGAGGTGGCCAAGCAGAGGCTTCTGAGGCCCCTCAGGAGGGTGAGCCCGGGGGACAGCAGGCTGAGGTGGAGGAATCCGCAGTAGCAGAAGGAAGCTGGGGGATGGATGGCGTTACCTCGGGCTCCCAGGTGGTGAGGGTAGAGGGCCTCCCAGGAGGGCACACACTGTGGGAAGAAGAGGCTGGAGGATGGCAAGGGACAGAGCAGGGGCAAAGCGGTGAGGGGCAGCACGGGGACACGCACCCCGAGGGAGAGGCACAAAGGCCCCTTGCGGTGGAGGATATCGAGGTGACTGGAGACCAAAAGGCAGAGGCTGAGGAGATTGACCCAGAAGGCCTGGAGGGCATCCAGGGCCAAGAGGACCCGTCAACCAACCAGGACCCTGCAGAGGCTAAGCCTGGACCATGCGGAGAGGCTCACAGCAGCTGGAGTGAG GCCCTGCTCCCCGGGGCTCGCCTGGACGTCTCTGTCCCGAGGAGCCGAGCCCTCCTGTCCCGCAGCTCCTCACAGCGCCGCTCCCGGCCCTCTTTCCGACGGAACCCCGCCCCTGAGCAACCGCAGgagcctcccagccccccaccggAGGAAGAGCTGGTAGCCCCCGAACAGAGACTTCTCGAGCCAGAGCACACCCCGGAGCCAAGCTCCTCCAGCCCTGAAGGGACTCCATTGCCAGCCAGAAGGCCCCTGGGACAGAG GTTTGGCCTGGCACACCCTGGCATGATGCAGGAGCTGCGAGCCAGGCTGGGCCAGCCAAAGCCCCAGTGA